Within the Thermoanaerobaculia bacterium genome, the region GCCGACCAGGCCCGGAGAAGGCCTGGACAGCTGACGCCGCGGCCGATCGACGGCGACGGCCTCCATGAGGCGGCGCGGCAGGCGCCGGACGGGTTTCCCTCCGCTATTTCGGAAGGAAGGTCAGCGTGTCCCGGGGGAAGCGCGTCATTCTCAGGATCCCGTTGCGCAATCCCTTTCCGCTGAACTCCGGGTTGAGGTATTCCCAGACGATCTCGCCGCCGGGAGTCACTTCGGCGGCCCGCCCCTTCACCGAATCGGTCATCAGCGTGTTTCCGTTCGGAAGCCGCTGGACGGCGCCGACGACTCTCGAGAAAAACTCGCTCCCGGGCGCGTAGCGCCACGCGACCCGCATCGTGAGCGGGTCGATCTCGACGACCTGCGAGCGCTCGACGCCGTTGTCGAAGACCAGAATGTGCCCGTTCGGGAGGAGCCGGGGGTCGTGCTGATACGCCAGATTTCCCGGGCCCCAGAGCCACACGATCTTCTCGACCCGCGGATCCACGATCGCGATCGCGTTCCGGTTCCGGATCGAGATCAGCAGGTTGCCTTTCGCGAACAGGGGCGAGCGCTTCGCCAGTCGTCCGTCGAAGGTCTCCACGTGGTTCGTATGGAAGACGTCGATCGCGGGGCCGGAACGGGGGACGCCGGCGTCCTGCAGCCGCGGCAGGAGATACCCGTATCCCGATCGGCGCAGCAGACCGATGATCGAAATCTCGCGCTTGACCTTCCCTTCCGCGGAAAGGACCACGATCGAGTCGGATTCGATCGGGCGGCTCGGGTGGATCTCGGGGACGAGCTCCGCGCGCCGAGCGAGCGCGTAGAGGTCGCCGGACGGATCGCGCCAGACGTCGTGATGCGCGCGGATCGCCGTCCTCCACCGAATCCGGGAATCGCGATCGAGCTCCACGATCGAGTCGTCATGGATCACCGCGACGACCGAGCCGTCCGGGAGGAGCTCGAAATGACCGACCCACTGCCGGGGCTTCCGGCCCGCGAGGGAAGACTCGAGAGACCAGCGCCAGACGATCCGGCCGTCCTCGTCGAGGAGGTAGGCGCGCCCCGGGCGCTCGATCGACCAGGGCAGCAGGAAATTCAACCCGGGGGAAACGCGCCCCTTCTCGTCGACGACCACTCCTTTCCGGTCCGCCCGCGGATCGCGAGCCTGGAGGATGTAGGGCAGGTTCGACAACGCCGCCGCTTCGTTCGCGCGCGCCGCTTCCCGGCTGGCGGCGGTCTCACCGGGGGTTTTCGGCCGCGTCCCGGCGCCGGTCCGAAAGCGCCCGAAGAACAAGAGAAGCGGAACCGCCCACAGGATCGCCGCGGCGAGGAGCGAGAGCCCGGAACCTTCGCTGCGCAGCCGCGGGCGGCGCAGCGTCGGAACCGGCATCGCCTTCGGATCGCGGCGCGTCATTTCGGGAGGAAGGTCAGCCGCGCGGGATCGACGCGGGTCATCCGGACGATGCCGCCGGGCCCGGTGTCGTTTTCGCCGGTTCCGTACTCCCATACGGTTTCCCCGGAGCGCGTCACCTCGACGGCGCACCCCTTCGCCGACTCCGTGATCAGCGTGTTCCCGTTGGAGAGCCGTTGCGCCGTGCCCGCGACGCTCGAGGGGAAGGTCTTCGGCGCCGCGTACCGCCAGACGACCGTTTGCGACAGCGGCTCGATTTCGATCACCTGCGACCGGTCGACGCCCCCGTCGAAGATGAGGACGTGGCCGTTCGGGAGCATCCGGGCATCGTTCGGATGGCCGAGGTTCCCCGGCCCCCAGAGCCAGACGATCCGCCGCGTCCGCACATCGATGATCCCGATCACGTCGAGGTTTCCGAGGGAGAAGAGGAGGTTTCCCTTCGCGTAGATCGGTGATCGCGCGGCGAGGCTCCCGTCCAGGCTCTCGACGTGATCGAGGCGGAAGACATCGAGAGCCCCGGTCTTCGGATCGAGGAGGGCCCCCTGCAGGCGCGGGAGGAGATAGTCGTACCCGGAGCGCCGGAACACGTCGAGCAGGGGAATGCTGTCCTTCACCCGACCGTCCCGCGTCAGAACCGCGATCGCGTCCGACTCGATCGGGATCGTCGAATGGATCTCGCGGACGATCCGGCGTTCGTGCGTGAGCGCCTCGATGTCGCCGCTCGAGTCGGGCCAAAGGTCATGGTGCGCGCGGACCCGGCATTCCCAGACACGCCGGGAGTCGCGGTCGAGCTTCAGGACCGCCCGATCCCGCAGGACGCACAGGACGGACCCGTCGGGCAGGAGCTCGACATCCTCGACGCGCGGCCTCGATTCCTCGTCCCCCGGGTCGAGCTCGATCGACCAGCGCCAGACCACTTTCCCGTTTCGATCGATCAGGAACGCTTTCGCCGGAGGCGGTGCCGGCGAAAAGAAGAAGCTCAGCCCGGGCGAGACGGCCGCCGCGCGGCCGACGGTCACGCCGCGGAGACCGGAATCCGGGTGCGGCGGCGGCGCGACGTCGAGAAGCGGACTCAGGGCGGCCGCGTCGGAGGGGACCGACGGGGAGCGGGCCTGCCCGTCGAAGGCGACGAGAGGGAGTCCCGGCGCAGCCCCGGCGTCCGGTTTCCGTCTCGGCTCGTGCCCGGCGGGGCGAGCCGGCGTGGCACGCCGAGGCGGCGAGCGGCGTCGCACCGCCCACAGGGCGGGCGGAAGCGTCCATAGAACGGCGAGGAGGACGATCCCGAGCCGCCGCCGCGCGTCACCGGGCAACACGGCGCGTATTCTCCGGCAGCGCGCGGGAAAGAGCAACAATCCGTCCCGCGCCCCGATCATTTGAGCTCATACCAACTGGGGCCGGGCGATCCGCCGGTCCTCCCGCCCCCCCCGGGACGGCCGGCTTCGGGCACGGTGCTTCGGACACGGTGGACAGGCCCGTAGAATGGGAGTCTCGATGGCCGGCTCCTTCTCGCTCCCCTTCCATGCTCCCGTCGCGGAGTGGTTCGACGCGTCCTTCGCGGCGCCCACGCCCGCGCAGCGGCTCGGCTGGCCGCCGATCGTCGCCGGCCGCTCCGCCCTGATCCTCGCGCCGACCGGGTCCGGCAAGACGCTCGCCGCGTTTCTCGCGGGGCTCGACCGGCTGATGTTCGCTCCCGAGCCGCCGAAGGAGAGGCGATGCCGGATCCTCTACGTGTCGCCGTTGAAGGCCCTCGCCGTCGACGTCGAACGGAACCTGCGCGCGCCGATCGCGGGGATCGCCGCGGCCGCGGAGCGGTCCGGCTTCCGCTTTCGCGTCCCGTCGATCTTCGTCCGGAGCGGCGACACGCCGGCGCCCGAGAGAGCGTCGATGCGGCGGCATCCGCCGGACATCCTGATCACGACCCCCGAATCGCTCTACCTCATCCTCACCTCGCAGGCGCGGGAGGCGCTCGCGTCGGTCGAGACCGTCATCGTCGACGAGATCCACTCGCTCGTTCCGGGCAAGCGCGGCTCGCACCTGGCGGTCTCCCTCGAGCGGCTCGAGGCGCTCCGGGGCGCAAACGCGCCGCTCCAGCGCGTCGGCCTCTCCGCGACGGTGCGGCCCGAGTCGGAGGCCGCGCGGCTCCTGGCCGGCGGGGTCGTCGACCGCGCCGGGAACTGGCGGATGCGCCCGGTCGAGATCGTCGACGCGCGCAGCCGCAAGCCGTTCGAGCTCACCGTCGAGGTGCCGGTCGAGGACATGACCCGGCTCGGCGAGGAAGAGGAGATCCCGAGCGGGCCCGCGGCGGCGAGGCCGAAGCGCTCCATCTGGCCCTCGATCCATCCGCGGCTCCTCGAGCTCGTGCGCGCGCACCGCTCCACGATGGTGTTCGTCAACAGCCGCCGTCTCGCCGAGAGGCTGGCCGGCGCGCTGAACGATCTCGCCGGCGAGGAGGTCGCGCTCGCCCACCACGGGTCGGTCTCCCGCGAGCGAAGAATGCTCATCGAGGATCGCTTGAAGCGCGGGACGCTTCCGGCGATCGTCGCCACGTCGTCCCTCGAGCTCGGGATCGACATGGGCGCGGTCGACCTCGTCGTGCAGATCGAGGCGCCCCCCTCGGTCGCGAGCGGGATGCAGAGGATCGGACGCGCGGGACACCGGGTCGGGGAACCGTCGAAGGGAATCATCCTCCCGAAATACCGCGGCGACCTCCTCGCCTCGGCGGCGGTCGCGCGGCGGATGGAGGAGGGGCTCGTCGAGGAGTCGTTCGCGCCGAAGAACCCCCTCGACGTGCTCGCCCAGCAGCTCGTCGCGATCGCGAGCGGCGGATCGCAGGACGTCGACGCGCTCTTCGCGCTCGTCCGCGGCGCGGCGCCATTCTCCGATCTGCCGAGGTCCGCGTTCGAAGGCGTGCTCGACATGCTCTCGGGGCGTTATCCGTCCGACGAGTTCGCGGAGCTTCGTCCGCGCCTGGTCTGGAACCGGACGCGCGGCGTCGTGCGCGGACGCGAGGGCGTGCAGAGCGTCGCGGTCGCCAACGCCGGCACCATCCCCGACCGGGGGCTCTACGGCGTCTTCCTCGCCGGGCAGGAGAAGGGGAAGAGCGCGCGCGTGGGCGAGCTCGACGAGGAGATGGTCTTCGAAAGCCGGGAGGGAGACGTCTTCCTCCTCGGCGCGTCTTCCTGGCGGATCGAGGAGATCACGCACGACCGGGTCATCGTCTCTCCCGCGCCCGGCGAGCCGGGAAAGATGCCCTTCTGGCACGGCGACCGGGCGGGGCGGCCCCGCGAGCTCGGCCGCGCGATCGGCGCGCTCGCCCGCGAGCTCGCCGCGCTGCCGCGTCCGGAGGCGACCCGGCGCCTCCGGACCGAAGGGCTGGACCGGAACGCGGCGAGGAACCTCATCGCATACGTCTCCGAGCAGCGCGAGGCGACGGGCGAAGTCCCGAGCGACCGGACGATCGTCGTGGAGCGCAACCGCGACGAGGTCGGCGACTGGCGCGTGTGCGTCCACACCCCGTTCGGCGGGAAGGTCCACGCGCCGTGGTCGATCGCCGTCGAGGCGAAGATCCGGCGCGAGACGGGTCTCGACGTCGAGACGATCTGGAGCGACGACGGCATGGTCTTTCGATTCCCCGAGTCGGATTCGCCGCCCGCTTCCGCGCTCTTCTTCCCCGATGCCGCCGAGGCGGAGTCGCTCGTGACGGAGCGGCTCCCGGAGACCTCGCTCTTCGCGGCCCACTTCCGCGAAGCCGCCGGCCGCGCCCTGCTCCTCCCGCGCCGCCGGCCGGGGATGCGCCAGCCGCTGTGGCGGCAACGCAAGCGTTCCGCCGATCTGCTCGCGGTCGCGTCCCGCTTCCCCTCGTTCCCGATCGTTCTCGAGACGTATCGCGAATGCCTGAAGGACGTCTTCGACCTTCCCGGCCTCGCCGAGATCCTGGGGGACGTGGGCCGCCGCAAGATCCGCGTCCTCACGGTCGACACCGACGTCCCGTCGCCGTTCGGTTCCTCGCTGCTGTTCTCCTACGTCGCCAGCTTCATCTACGACGGCGACGCGCCGCTCGCCGAGCGGCGCGCCCAGGTGCTGTCGGTCGACCTCGCGCAGTTGAAGGAGCTCCTCGGAGAGGCCGACCTGCGGGAGCTGCTCGATCCCGACGCGATCGAGGAGCACGAGCGCCGCCTGCAGGGCCTCGCGGAGGGGCGACGCGCGGCGTCGCCGGACGCGCTCCACGCGCTGCTCCTGCGCGTCGGCGACCTGACCGAGGCGGAGATCGCGGCCCGCGCGGAGCCCGGCGCCCCCGTCCGGCGCTGGCTCGAGGCGTTGCTCGGCGAACGGCAGGTCGCGCGCGCGCGTCTGGCCGGAGAGGAGCGCTTCATCGCCGCGGAGGACCTCGCGCGCTACCGCGACGCCGCGGGCGTCGTCCCCCCGCGCGGCTATCCGGAAGCGCTGCTCGCGCCCGTTGCCGACGCCGCCGGCGACCTCGTCTCCCGCTACGCCCGAACGCACGGGCCGTTGCGCGCGGAGGACGCCGCGCGCCGTCTCGGGCTCTCCGGGCCCGCGGTCCGCTCGGCGCTCGAGCGGCTCTCGGAGCGCGGCCGCGTCGCGGAAGGCGCGTTCCGTCCCGGCGGCTCCGCGCGCGAGTGGTGCGACGTCGAGGTGCTGAAAGCGATCAAGCAGAAGTCGATGGCGAAGCTCCGACGGCAGGCGGAGCCTCAGCCGCGCGCCGCGCTCGCCCGCCTCGCCGTCGCGTGGAACGGGATCGGAGCCTGCCGGCGCGGGGCGGAGGCCCTGCTCGCCGCGATCGAGCAGCTGCAGGGCTGCGCGCTTCCCGCGTCGGTGCTCGAGACGGAGATCCTTCCGGCGAGGATCGAGGGGTACCGGCCGGCGGACCTCGACCTCCTCTGCGCGACGGGAGAGGTCGTCTGGTGCGGGATCGAGCCGATCGCCGACCGCGACGGACGCATCGCGCTCTTCCTCGCCGACCGGGCGCCGGCTCTCGCGCCCCTTCCGCGCGGCGTCGAAGACGAGCTCCCCCGCCGGGTGCTCGAGGTTCTCGCCCGCCGCGGGGCGTCCTTCTTCGCGGACGTCCAGCGGGACCTCGGCGCGTTCTCCGGCGACCTCGTCGAGGCGCTGTGGGACCTCGTCTGGGCGGGTCGGATCACGAACGACACGCTCGCTCCGCTCCGCAGCCGGATCGCCCGGCGGGCGCGCGGATCGCGGAAATCCGAGCCGGGCGGGACGCTCCGCCGCCCCCGGCTCTCGCCTCCGGGGACCGAGGGCCGCTGGTCGCTCGCGCCCGCTCCGGATCGCGACGTCTCCGGCGCGCCGAACCGGCGCGACTCCGGCACGCCGAACCGACGCGACTCCGGCGCGCCGAACCGACGCGACACCGAAACGGCCGTGGCCCTGGCCCGGCAGCTCCTCGAACGCTACGGCGTCCTGACCCGGGAGGCCGTGCGGGCGGAGGGCGTCCCCGGCGGGTTCGCCTCGCTCTATCCGGTGTTGAAGGGGATGGAGGAAGCCGGACGCATCCGCCGCGGCTATTTCGTCGAGGGAATGGGAGCGGCGCAATTCGCTTTGCCGGGAGCCGACGAACGCCTGCGGGTCCCCGACCGCGAGCCGCGGAGCGTCGTCCTCGCCGCGACCGACCCCGCGAACCTCTACGGGGCCTCGCTGCCGTGGCCCGAGGGCTCGGGACCGCGCCCGCAGCGCGTTCCCGGCGGCCTCGTGGTGCTGCGCGACGGAGAGCTCCTCGCCTACCTTCCGCGCGGCGAGCGGGAGGTGACGCTCTTCGGGGCACCTCCGGCGGCCGAAGCGGTCGCCGAGGCTCTCGCGCGGCGCGCGTCGGAGGCGGGGCGCCGCGGGCTCCTCGTCGCGCGCCTCGGCGGAGAGGACGCCGTGGTCTCCCCCGCCGCCGAAGCGTTCCGGCGGCACGGCTTCGTCGGCGGACGCTCGGGCCTGCTCCATCGGCCGAAAGCCGAGCGGGACGCCGATGCCTGAAGGAGACACGAT harbors:
- a CDS encoding aryl-sulfate sulfotransferase gives rise to the protein MLPGDARRRLGIVLLAVLWTLPPALWAVRRRSPPRRATPARPAGHEPRRKPDAGAAPGLPLVAFDGQARSPSVPSDAAALSPLLDVAPPPHPDSGLRGVTVGRAAAVSPGLSFFFSPAPPPAKAFLIDRNGKVVWRWSIELDPGDEESRPRVEDVELLPDGSVLCVLRDRAVLKLDRDSRRVWECRVRAHHDLWPDSSGDIEALTHERRIVREIHSTIPIESDAIAVLTRDGRVKDSIPLLDVFRRSGYDYLLPRLQGALLDPKTGALDVFRLDHVESLDGSLAARSPIYAKGNLLFSLGNLDVIGIIDVRTRRIVWLWGPGNLGHPNDARMLPNGHVLIFDGGVDRSQVIEIEPLSQTVVWRYAAPKTFPSSVAGTAQRLSNGNTLITESAKGCAVEVTRSGETVWEYGTGENDTGPGGIVRMTRVDPARLTFLPK
- a CDS encoding crosslink repair DNA glycosylase YcaQ family protein, with translation MAGSFSLPFHAPVAEWFDASFAAPTPAQRLGWPPIVAGRSALILAPTGSGKTLAAFLAGLDRLMFAPEPPKERRCRILYVSPLKALAVDVERNLRAPIAGIAAAAERSGFRFRVPSIFVRSGDTPAPERASMRRHPPDILITTPESLYLILTSQAREALASVETVIVDEIHSLVPGKRGSHLAVSLERLEALRGANAPLQRVGLSATVRPESEAARLLAGGVVDRAGNWRMRPVEIVDARSRKPFELTVEVPVEDMTRLGEEEEIPSGPAAARPKRSIWPSIHPRLLELVRAHRSTMVFVNSRRLAERLAGALNDLAGEEVALAHHGSVSRERRMLIEDRLKRGTLPAIVATSSLELGIDMGAVDLVVQIEAPPSVASGMQRIGRAGHRVGEPSKGIILPKYRGDLLASAAVARRMEEGLVEESFAPKNPLDVLAQQLVAIASGGSQDVDALFALVRGAAPFSDLPRSAFEGVLDMLSGRYPSDEFAELRPRLVWNRTRGVVRGREGVQSVAVANAGTIPDRGLYGVFLAGQEKGKSARVGELDEEMVFESREGDVFLLGASSWRIEEITHDRVIVSPAPGEPGKMPFWHGDRAGRPRELGRAIGALARELAALPRPEATRRLRTEGLDRNAARNLIAYVSEQREATGEVPSDRTIVVERNRDEVGDWRVCVHTPFGGKVHAPWSIAVEAKIRRETGLDVETIWSDDGMVFRFPESDSPPASALFFPDAAEAESLVTERLPETSLFAAHFREAAGRALLLPRRRPGMRQPLWRQRKRSADLLAVASRFPSFPIVLETYRECLKDVFDLPGLAEILGDVGRRKIRVLTVDTDVPSPFGSSLLFSYVASFIYDGDAPLAERRAQVLSVDLAQLKELLGEADLRELLDPDAIEEHERRLQGLAEGRRAASPDALHALLLRVGDLTEAEIAARAEPGAPVRRWLEALLGERQVARARLAGEERFIAAEDLARYRDAAGVVPPRGYPEALLAPVADAAGDLVSRYARTHGPLRAEDAARRLGLSGPAVRSALERLSERGRVAEGAFRPGGSAREWCDVEVLKAIKQKSMAKLRRQAEPQPRAALARLAVAWNGIGACRRGAEALLAAIEQLQGCALPASVLETEILPARIEGYRPADLDLLCATGEVVWCGIEPIADRDGRIALFLADRAPALAPLPRGVEDELPRRVLEVLARRGASFFADVQRDLGAFSGDLVEALWDLVWAGRITNDTLAPLRSRIARRARGSRKSEPGGTLRRPRLSPPGTEGRWSLAPAPDRDVSGAPNRRDSGTPNRRDSGAPNRRDTETAVALARQLLERYGVLTREAVRAEGVPGGFASLYPVLKGMEEAGRIRRGYFVEGMGAAQFALPGADERLRVPDREPRSVVLAATDPANLYGASLPWPEGSGPRPQRVPGGLVVLRDGELLAYLPRGEREVTLFGAPPAAEAVAEALARRASEAGRRGLLVARLGGEDAVVSPAAEAFRRHGFVGGRSGLLHRPKAERDADA
- a CDS encoding arylsulfotransferase family protein, yielding MTRRDPKAMPVPTLRRPRLRSEGSGLSLLAAAILWAVPLLLFFGRFRTGAGTRPKTPGETAASREAARANEAAALSNLPYILQARDPRADRKGVVVDEKGRVSPGLNFLLPWSIERPGRAYLLDEDGRIVWRWSLESSLAGRKPRQWVGHFELLPDGSVVAVIHDDSIVELDRDSRIRWRTAIRAHHDVWRDPSGDLYALARRAELVPEIHPSRPIESDSIVVLSAEGKVKREISIIGLLRRSGYGYLLPRLQDAGVPRSGPAIDVFHTNHVETFDGRLAKRSPLFAKGNLLISIRNRNAIAIVDPRVEKIVWLWGPGNLAYQHDPRLLPNGHILVFDNGVERSQVVEIDPLTMRVAWRYAPGSEFFSRVVGAVQRLPNGNTLMTDSVKGRAAEVTPGGEIVWEYLNPEFSGKGLRNGILRMTRFPRDTLTFLPK